The nucleotide window GAAAGGACCCAGCGAGGCTTCCGCCACCCACGAGCCACGCGCGCCGTACCCCCTGCGTCTCCAGCTGTGCCACAACGTCGCTCGGGCTGCGATCCGTCACGGTCACGTCGTCGCGCGCCGTCTCGAGCCTGCGACTCGTGAAGACCCACGCAGACTTCCCCGCGTATGGCCAATCGCCGAAGGTCAGCGCCTGTTCGAAGGTCCGACTCCCGAGAAGTACCACGTCGATCGACTCGTAGAACACATCGTAGCCGTAGTCCTCACCCGAGGCCTCGAAAGCCGCGAGCCAACCGAGTCCTCCGTCTGGCGTAGCGATGTAGCCGTCGAGGCTCGAGGCGACGTAGTAGATCACTTCAGGCATGATCGCTCCTGGTGCGCGCCCACCCGTCAGACGACGTCTTCCGGGCACGCGTTCGCGGCGTCCATGGGCCACCATCGTGATTGTGACCATGTTCGCGTCTCGACGGCAGATGAGCCGGTATGGGCTGATGATCAACTCCCTGACATCCCCGCGTGCCGCCTCGGGCACGACGCGTCCGCGGTCCGGGAGCTCAGCGAGGCTGGCCCCAGCATCCAGAAGGCATTCGAGCCACGCCGTCGCGGCCTCAGGCCGATCGCGAGCGATGAACGCCATCGCCTCATCGGGCTGCGCGTAGACATGCTCAGTCCATGCAAATCTCACAGCGAGTACTTCTCGCGCATCCGGTGCGCGACCTCTTCATGCGGTATGACCTGGCCGACCGCTATCTGCGCCTCTTAGATCGATAGGTCGCGCAGCAACTCGATCTCGTCAATCAGTCCCT belongs to Actinomycetota bacterium and includes:
- a CDS encoding type II toxin-antitoxin system RelE/ParE family toxin, with the translated sequence MRFAWTEHVYAQPDEAMAFIARDRPEAATAWLECLLDAGASLAELPDRGRVVPEAARGDVRELIISPYRLICRRDANMVTITMVAHGRRERVPGRRRLTGGRAPGAIMPEVIYYVASSLDGYIATPDGGLGWLAAFEASGEDYGYDVFYESIDVVLLGSRTFEQALTFGDWPYAGKSAWVFTSRRLETARDDVTVTDRSPSDVVAQLETQGVRRAWLVGGGSLAGSF